The Terriglobia bacterium DNA window CGGCGACAAGTCTCTCCTCACACAACATTCGCACAAGCGCGCCGGCCAGTAAGAGTAAACCAAAGAATATCGACAGCAGGGACCAGTGCGCCAGAATGCCAGCCCATCCGAACAAGGACACGGATGTGTAGATCGGATGACGGATGAAAGCGTAAGGACCGGTTGTTACCAGCCCGCCCTTGGTCGGACCGGCACTGGCGTGAAAACTGCGGATTCCAAATGTCAGCCGTGCCCATATCAAGAGGACGAGCGCGCACGCCTGAACGGCCATCATTGCAGGCGATGCCGAAAAGAGCGAATGGGTGGAAATCAGGCCTGCCAAGGCGAGCACCATGATGGCCAGTCCCAAAATAGAGAGAGTCCTCAACATAGTGGAAAGCTCGCTCTTGACGCGCTAAATTGACATTCGAAAAAATCGAGCGGGACACAATCTTTTTCGCTTGCTTCCATGCCGGGCCATTCGCCGGGTTCGCATCATCCCGCCCGGGTGCCGTTAGGAACCGGACCTTCCGGGACGGCCAGCACCGGTCGAACGCCATCGGCGTACCCGATATCAAACAGCATGCCTTCCGACAGCTCCCCCAGCATCTTCTTGGGCGCCAGG harbors:
- a CDS encoding isoprenylcysteine carboxylmethyltransferase family protein gives rise to the protein MLRTLSILGLAIMVLALAGLISTHSLFSASPAMMAVQACALVLLIWARLTFGIRSFHASAGPTKGGLVTTGPYAFIRHPIYTSVSLFGWAGILAHWSLLSIFFGLLLLAGALVRMLCEERLVAERYPEYWQYMARTKRMVPFLF